In Haloterrigena alkaliphila, a single genomic region encodes these proteins:
- a CDS encoding thiolase family protein codes for MKNAVIVDAVRTPFGKRGGSFRDTHPQDLAAEPLKALRERNGFEPETIEDVIYGCVTPVDEQGLNIARLAPMVAGWGDIVPGVQLNRMCGSGQQASNFAAANVMAGQHDVLVAGGVEHMTRVPMGSDGADGADSSDSLTDTYFEHFDEVTHQGEGAERIAEEYGFSREQLDELAVDSQRRWGEAWDEGRYDDQIVPVETELDGEEVVVEQDEHPRPGTDLETLSELPLSFREEGEGRHHPGNSSGIVDGSAALLIASEEAAEEHGWDPMARIVQTEVVGVDPITMLKGPIPATEGVLEKADMTVGDIDLFEVNEAFASVVAAWLEETGASWEDVNVNGGAIAHGHPLGATGAMLMTKLAHELERTGQDTALSTMCIGFGQGIATILERV; via the coding sequence ATGAAAAACGCGGTAATTGTCGATGCAGTACGAACGCCGTTCGGTAAGCGAGGCGGATCGTTTCGCGATACTCACCCACAAGACCTCGCAGCAGAACCCCTGAAGGCACTCCGCGAGCGCAACGGATTCGAGCCCGAAACGATCGAAGACGTCATCTACGGCTGCGTGACGCCGGTCGACGAACAGGGGCTCAATATCGCTAGACTCGCACCGATGGTCGCCGGCTGGGGAGATATCGTACCGGGCGTCCAGCTCAATCGGATGTGCGGATCGGGCCAGCAGGCGTCTAACTTCGCCGCGGCAAACGTCATGGCCGGCCAGCACGACGTCCTCGTCGCCGGCGGTGTCGAGCACATGACCCGTGTCCCGATGGGATCGGACGGTGCCGATGGGGCAGACAGCAGCGACAGTCTCACCGACACCTACTTCGAACACTTTGACGAGGTGACCCACCAGGGTGAAGGCGCCGAGCGGATCGCCGAGGAGTACGGGTTCAGCCGCGAGCAACTCGACGAGCTTGCGGTCGACTCCCAGCGCCGCTGGGGCGAGGCCTGGGACGAGGGGCGTTACGACGACCAGATCGTTCCCGTGGAGACGGAACTTGACGGCGAAGAAGTCGTCGTGGAACAGGATGAACACCCGCGCCCCGGAACCGACCTCGAGACCCTCTCCGAACTGCCGCTGTCGTTCCGTGAGGAAGGCGAGGGCCGCCATCATCCCGGCAACTCCTCGGGAATCGTCGACGGCTCCGCTGCACTGCTGATCGCCAGCGAGGAGGCCGCTGAGGAACACGGCTGGGATCCGATGGCCCGGATCGTCCAGACGGAAGTCGTCGGCGTCGACCCGATCACGATGCTGAAGGGACCGATCCCCGCGACCGAGGGCGTCCTCGAGAAGGCCGACATGACGGTCGGCGACATCGATCTGTTCGAAGTCAACGAGGCGTTCGCCTCGGTTGTCGCGGCGTGGCTTGAGGAGACCGGTGCATCGTGGGAGGACGTCAACGTCAACGGTGGAGCGATCGCCCACGGTCACCCGCTGGGCGCGACCGGGGCGATGCTCATGACGAAGTTGGCTCACGAACTTGAGCGCACTGGTCAGGACACTGCGCTCTCGACGATGTGTATCGGCTTCGGGCAGGGGATCGCGACGATCCTCGAGCGCGTCTAA
- a CDS encoding SDR family NAD(P)-dependent oxidoreductase encodes MRGLRDKTAVITGGASGIGRATAYRLAEEGVDVVVTDVDEEGGEATAERIEEAESVGGTAEFRPLDVSDYDRFEECLIAVAEDHDGLDILFNNAGIGEERSFRETTREHRDRLIDVNLKGVWNGCHAALPIFEEDDGGVIVNTSSMAGWKPAPITSYALTKAAVLHFTRSVAGELAQYDVRINAVCPGLIETAMTDEWYSEEEQEMMRQQTALGRWADPDEVASCVAFLASEDASYVTGRALKVDAGYI; translated from the coding sequence ATGCGAGGGCTACGAGACAAGACTGCAGTCATCACTGGCGGTGCCTCCGGGATCGGCCGCGCAACGGCATACCGACTGGCTGAGGAAGGAGTCGACGTCGTCGTCACAGACGTAGACGAGGAGGGCGGCGAAGCGACCGCCGAACGGATCGAGGAGGCGGAATCGGTCGGCGGAACGGCCGAATTCCGACCGCTCGACGTCAGCGATTACGATCGGTTCGAGGAGTGTCTGATCGCCGTCGCCGAAGATCACGACGGGCTGGATATCCTGTTCAACAACGCCGGTATCGGCGAAGAACGATCCTTCCGCGAAACGACCCGGGAACACAGGGACCGATTGATCGACGTGAACCTCAAGGGCGTCTGGAACGGCTGTCACGCCGCGCTCCCAATCTTCGAGGAGGACGATGGCGGAGTCATCGTCAACACGTCCTCGATGGCCGGTTGGAAGCCAGCACCGATCACGAGCTACGCACTCACGAAGGCAGCCGTGCTCCACTTCACGCGATCCGTCGCGGGCGAACTCGCACAGTACGACGTTCGAATCAACGCCGTCTGCCCGGGGCTGATCGAGACGGCGATGACCGACGAGTGGTACTCCGAGGAGGAACAAGAGATGATGCGTCAGCAGACGGCACTCGGACGGTGGGCTGATCCTGACGAGGTCGCGTCCTGCGTCGCCTTCCTCGCTAGCGAAGACGCATCGTACGTGACCGGTCGGGCGCTGAAGGTCGACGCCGGCTACATCTGA
- a CDS encoding thiamine pyrophosphate-dependent dehydrogenase E1 component subunit alpha, whose amino-acid sequence MTRNISVDDETARRFLEEMLRIDVFEEETKDRFGEGEIPGFVHLSGGHEGSHVGMGAAMRDEDWLAVGGARLIGQYIAKGVPLPEIMAELYGRVDGSNKGHGGQMHVSDVDRKLYGHAATIGSGQNPAVGLALAEEMKGTDNVAVTTIGDGGTSRGSFHTALVFAAYWDLPVVFVIENNQWAISTPSESLPPDSLSDYGIPHNMPTESIDGSDVEEVYRAVSDAIERARNGEGPSVIESRVVRLVPHFEGDKETYRDEEEYERLKEEKDPIENYRERLIENDVVTEAEIEDMIANIETEVEEAVEFARESPEPEPEAAYEHVYRMPLYGQGE is encoded by the coding sequence ATGACACGAAACATTAGCGTCGACGACGAGACAGCGAGGCGCTTCCTCGAGGAGATGCTTCGCATCGACGTCTTCGAGGAGGAGACGAAGGACCGATTCGGCGAAGGTGAGATTCCGGGATTCGTTCACCTCAGCGGGGGACACGAGGGATCGCATGTCGGGATGGGCGCCGCAATGCGAGACGAAGACTGGTTGGCCGTCGGCGGTGCTCGACTTATCGGACAGTACATCGCGAAGGGGGTTCCGCTCCCGGAGATCATGGCGGAGCTCTACGGACGCGTCGACGGATCGAACAAGGGTCACGGTGGCCAGATGCACGTCTCGGACGTCGATCGGAAACTGTACGGGCACGCGGCGACCATCGGCTCCGGCCAGAACCCCGCCGTCGGACTCGCGTTGGCTGAGGAGATGAAGGGGACCGACAACGTGGCCGTGACGACCATCGGCGACGGCGGGACGAGCCGCGGCTCGTTCCACACGGCGCTCGTCTTCGCCGCGTACTGGGACCTGCCGGTGGTCTTCGTGATCGAGAACAATCAGTGGGCGATATCGACGCCGTCCGAGTCGCTTCCGCCAGACAGCCTCTCGGACTACGGGATCCCGCACAACATGCCGACCGAGAGCATCGACGGGAGCGACGTGGAAGAAGTGTACCGCGCGGTCTCCGACGCTATCGAACGCGCCCGCAACGGCGAGGGTCCGTCGGTCATCGAGAGCCGCGTCGTTCGGCTGGTGCCCCACTTCGAGGGCGACAAGGAGACCTATCGCGATGAGGAGGAGTACGAACGGCTCAAAGAGGAGAAAGATCCGATCGAAAACTACCGCGAGCGGCTGATCGAGAACGACGTTGTCACCGAGGCCGAAATCGAAGATATGATCGCTAACATCGAAACGGAGGTTGAAGAGGCCGTCGAGTTCGCTCGCGAGAGTCCGGAACCGGAACCGGAAGCGGCCTACGAACATGTCTACCGAATGCCCCTCTACGGGCAGGGTGAGTGA
- a CDS encoding alpha-ketoacid dehydrogenase subunit beta — protein sequence MAREITYVEAIAEALDEELSRDDDVILFGEDVEEFGGNFGETEGLYEKHGRDRVRNTPLSEIGIAGMALGAAVGGVRPVAELQFADFAATAGDEVFNQIPKQPYVSGGQIEAPLTIFAPSGAGIGAGAQHSQSVHSWLGNVPGWVVVTATTPYDAKGLFKSAIRDDNPVFFLPHKMLSETKGEVPDEEYTLPLGEAAVEEEGEDVTVVATQLMFHRAKEAAAEVDADVEIVNPRTFAPLDTETIAESVRKTGRLVVVDETVERYGTQGHIANEIVENDFFSLDAPPKTIGVKDVPIPLSPPLEQEVLPSADRIADGIESLF from the coding sequence ATGGCGAGAGAAATCACGTACGTGGAGGCGATCGCGGAAGCGCTCGACGAGGAACTGTCGCGGGACGACGACGTCATTCTGTTTGGGGAGGACGTCGAGGAGTTCGGCGGCAACTTCGGTGAGACGGAGGGACTGTACGAGAAACACGGTCGCGATCGGGTGCGGAACACGCCGCTGTCCGAAATCGGGATCGCTGGCATGGCGCTCGGTGCCGCCGTCGGGGGCGTCCGTCCCGTTGCGGAGTTGCAGTTCGCGGATTTCGCGGCAACGGCCGGCGACGAGGTCTTCAATCAGATCCCGAAACAGCCCTACGTCAGTGGCGGTCAGATTGAGGCACCGCTCACCATTTTCGCCCCGTCCGGCGCCGGGATCGGAGCGGGCGCACAGCACTCCCAGTCCGTCCACTCTTGGCTCGGAAACGTTCCGGGGTGGGTCGTCGTCACCGCAACGACGCCGTACGATGCGAAGGGGCTATTCAAGAGCGCCATCAGGGATGATAACCCCGTTTTCTTCCTCCCGCACAAAATGCTGAGCGAGACGAAAGGCGAGGTTCCTGACGAGGAGTACACGCTCCCGCTCGGGGAAGCCGCGGTTGAGGAGGAAGGCGAGGACGTCACCGTCGTGGCGACCCAGCTCATGTTCCACCGCGCGAAGGAAGCCGCCGCCGAGGTTGATGCCGACGTCGAAATTGTCAACCCACGCACGTTCGCGCCGCTCGACACCGAGACGATCGCCGAGAGCGTCCGGAAGACCGGGCGGCTGGTGGTCGTCGACGAGACCGTCGAACGATACGGAACGCAGGGACATATCGCGAACGAGATCGTTGAGAACGACTTCTTCAGTCTCGACGCGCCACCGAAGACCATCGGCGTGAAGGACGTCCCGATCCCCCTCAGTCCGCCCCTCGAACAGGAGGTCCTCCCCTCTGCCGATCGAATCGCGGACGGAATCGAGTCGCTCTTCTAA
- a CDS encoding LLM class flavin-dependent oxidoreductase, with product MNHGVGLFPESVSAAVSFVKYVDDSPYEKLWITDSHRLYTDPYVTLAQCAEATDRIELSTGVTNPITRHPTVTANAIASVNEISDGRTTLAIGAGDSAVYSIGKTPAGVTELADSVTDIRALFDGEMVEFDGEPFALEAGEPPTAVHVAAEGPKTLRMAGEVGDGVIFGGGTDPEAVDAAFERIAAGCADAGRSIDDVTVTALAPTCVAETTAEAVDELLDILEPIAYHNFSVSTDDAPPDLRLELERLVDRHDMAEHGQSDAAPARSLSDDLKRYLGDRFAIAGPPERCRDRIASLADRGVDAVYHGFPTRDVPGHARTFAERVLDE from the coding sequence ATGAATCACGGTGTGGGATTATTCCCCGAAAGCGTCTCCGCTGCCGTATCGTTCGTGAAGTACGTCGACGACAGTCCGTACGAGAAGCTCTGGATCACCGATTCCCACCGGCTATACACGGATCCGTATGTGACGCTGGCGCAGTGCGCAGAGGCGACCGACCGGATCGAACTTTCGACCGGCGTGACCAACCCCATCACTCGTCATCCGACCGTGACGGCGAACGCAATCGCGTCGGTCAACGAAATTTCGGACGGGCGAACGACGCTCGCCATCGGCGCCGGCGACAGCGCCGTCTACTCTATCGGAAAGACGCCCGCTGGCGTCACGGAACTGGCCGATTCCGTAACGGACATTCGCGCGCTGTTCGACGGCGAAATGGTCGAATTCGATGGCGAACCGTTCGCCCTCGAGGCCGGTGAGCCACCGACGGCAGTCCACGTCGCGGCCGAAGGTCCGAAGACGCTACGGATGGCCGGCGAAGTGGGCGACGGCGTCATCTTCGGCGGCGGGACCGACCCCGAGGCGGTTGACGCCGCCTTCGAACGGATCGCCGCGGGCTGTGCCGATGCCGGCCGCTCGATCGACGATGTGACGGTCACCGCGCTCGCCCCGACGTGCGTCGCCGAGACGACCGCCGAGGCCGTCGACGAACTGCTCGACATCTTGGAGCCCATCGCGTATCACAACTTCAGCGTCTCTACCGACGACGCACCGCCGGATCTGCGTCTGGAACTCGAGCGACTGGTCGACAGACACGACATGGCCGAGCACGGCCAGTCGGACGCGGCTCCCGCCCGGTCGCTCTCGGACGATCTCAAGCGGTACCTGGGCGACCGCTTCGCGATCGCCGGTCCGCCCGAGCGCTGTCGTGACCGGATCGCGTCGCTCGCGGATCGCGGCGTCGATGCCGTGTATCACGGCTTTCCGACTCGGGACGTGCCGGGTCACGCCCGCACGTTCGCCGAGCGTGTGCTCGACGAGTGA
- a CDS encoding 2-oxo acid dehydrogenase subunit E2 codes for MVEVVRIPKLGLSDYGDLVSWEVETDERVDAGDVVAVLESDKASAEIEAPTDGVLLEQYVEEGEEIAIEVGKPLAVIGEEGESVPSLSELEDDSDTKTGSESGDESASAADSESADGATADGGAATVDVKATPRAKRRANKEEIELAGIEGTGPQGAITEDDIEDHLERSEGESTTDGADEGTDGDESDTDAASATDVKATPRAKRRAEQDGVDLTRVEGTGPQGAITEDDVTEFASSDGSDTAGPPTTASDETTADGLTVTESRELTGARKTIAQRLSESAREKPHVMGTRDIGIERLEEVRDRLEEKGVDVSLNDLILHFVGRTLEDLPEFNAHFEDGEHRLIDEVNVGYAVDSERGLMVPVIDDVPGRDLEELADERRRLVESVLENEHSSSDLQGGTFTVTNVGVFDMDVSYSIINPPEVAILALGRRKPIPVERDGEVAFERAITFSLTIDHRVLDGADSGAFLERLAEYLEYPGRAFDAV; via the coding sequence ATGGTAGAGGTAGTGCGAATTCCGAAGCTCGGGCTCAGTGACTACGGCGACCTCGTCTCCTGGGAGGTTGAGACGGACGAGCGCGTCGACGCAGGCGACGTCGTCGCCGTCCTCGAGTCGGACAAAGCCAGCGCCGAGATCGAAGCGCCAACGGACGGCGTCCTGCTCGAGCAGTACGTCGAGGAGGGAGAAGAGATCGCTATCGAGGTGGGGAAACCCCTCGCGGTGATCGGTGAGGAGGGCGAGTCAGTTCCCTCGCTCTCGGAACTCGAGGACGACAGCGATACCAAAACGGGGTCCGAGAGCGGTGACGAATCGGCGAGCGCGGCAGACTCAGAATCCGCCGACGGTGCGACGGCCGATGGGGGTGCGGCGACCGTCGACGTCAAAGCGACGCCGCGCGCGAAGCGCCGCGCCAACAAAGAGGAGATCGAACTCGCGGGCATCGAGGGGACCGGACCCCAGGGTGCGATCACTGAGGACGATATCGAAGACCACCTCGAACGAAGCGAGGGCGAATCGACGACGGATGGCGCGGACGAGGGGACTGACGGCGATGAGTCCGATACCGATGCTGCATCCGCGACGGACGTCAAGGCGACGCCGCGCGCGAAGCGCCGCGCCGAGCAGGACGGTGTCGACCTGACGCGAGTCGAGGGGACGGGACCGCAGGGAGCGATCACCGAAGATGACGTTACGGAGTTCGCGAGCAGTGACGGAAGCGATACCGCCGGACCGCCGACGACCGCGAGCGACGAGACGACCGCCGACGGACTCACCGTCACGGAGTCGCGCGAACTCACCGGCGCTCGAAAGACGATCGCACAGCGTCTGAGCGAGAGCGCTCGAGAGAAGCCCCACGTCATGGGAACCCGCGACATCGGGATCGAACGCCTCGAAGAGGTCAGGGATCGACTCGAGGAGAAGGGCGTCGATGTCTCCCTGAACGATCTGATTCTCCACTTCGTCGGTCGGACGCTCGAGGATCTCCCCGAGTTCAACGCCCACTTCGAAGACGGCGAACATCGTCTCATCGACGAGGTCAACGTGGGATACGCAGTCGACAGCGAGAGGGGACTCATGGTGCCGGTGATCGACGACGTTCCGGGCCGCGACCTCGAAGAACTGGCCGACGAACGACGGCGACTCGTCGAGTCGGTTCTGGAGAACGAACACTCGTCGTCGGACCTGCAGGGTGGCACCTTCACCGTCACCAACGTCGGCGTCTTCGACATGGACGTCTCCTACTCGATCATCAACCCGCCTGAGGTCGCGATCCTCGCGCTCGGCCGTCGCAAGCCGATCCCCGTCGAGCGTGACGGCGAGGTCGCGTTCGAGCGCGCGATCACGTTCAGCCTCACGATCGATCATCGCGTCCTTGACGGCGCGGACTCCGGCGCGTTTCTCGAACGTCTCGCCGAGTATCTCGAGTATCCCGGTCGCGCGTTCGACGCCGTGTGA
- a CDS encoding LLM class flavin-dependent oxidoreductase has protein sequence MKFGGFVATDSIDDATEYARSLERWGWNALWAIDSQQLYTDLYVTLTACATVTDELTLAPGITNPKSRHPSVTANAVASLDQFSEGRAVLGVGAGDSAVYSVGKRPASVDELAESAEKMRRLLRGEEVTLGGEPFQLESRQRDVDVYVAAEGPKTLRAAGEVADGVIFGGGPNPETVAELGLANVRRGAEHAGRSLDELDIVTLTPTCVAESRADAVEKLKPVIEPIAYHNFSFSVEEAPNDVQADLRALVDAHDMQEHGDEEADALDEINDEVWEYLGDRFAVAGPPPACRERLWALEELGVDHVMCLFPPDRRTETERFHDRVLADTALAP, from the coding sequence ATGAAGTTCGGCGGGTTCGTCGCCACCGATTCGATCGACGACGCGACCGAGTACGCCCGGTCCCTAGAGCGGTGGGGCTGGAACGCCCTCTGGGCCATCGACTCCCAGCAACTCTACACCGATCTGTACGTCACGCTCACGGCGTGTGCGACGGTCACCGATGAGCTTACGCTCGCGCCCGGCATTACGAATCCGAAGAGTCGACACCCGTCGGTGACGGCTAACGCCGTTGCCTCCCTCGACCAATTCTCCGAGGGCCGAGCAGTACTCGGTGTCGGAGCCGGCGACAGTGCAGTCTACTCGGTCGGCAAACGACCGGCTTCCGTCGACGAGCTAGCAGAGAGCGCCGAGAAAATGCGGCGTCTGCTTCGCGGGGAAGAGGTCACGCTCGGCGGAGAGCCGTTCCAGCTCGAGTCACGACAGCGCGACGTCGACGTCTACGTGGCCGCCGAAGGGCCGAAGACGCTGCGAGCGGCCGGTGAGGTCGCCGACGGCGTCATCTTCGGAGGTGGTCCGAACCCCGAGACAGTCGCGGAGCTGGGACTGGCGAACGTCCGCCGAGGAGCCGAGCACGCCGGACGGTCGCTCGACGAGCTCGATATCGTGACGCTCACGCCGACCTGCGTGGCCGAGAGCCGGGCCGACGCGGTCGAGAAGCTGAAGCCGGTCATCGAACCGATCGCCTACCACAACTTCAGCTTCTCCGTCGAGGAAGCGCCGAACGACGTGCAGGCGGACCTCCGGGCGCTCGTCGACGCCCATGACATGCAGGAGCACGGCGACGAGGAAGCCGACGCACTGGACGAGATTAACGACGAAGTTTGGGAATACCTCGGCGATCGCTTCGCGGTCGCGGGACCGCCCCCGGCGTGTCGAGAGCGTCTGTGGGCGCTCGAGGAACTCGGCGTCGATCACGTCATGTGCCTGTTTCCGCCCGACCGGCGGACGGAGACAGAGCGGTTTCACGACCGCGTCCTCGCGGACACGGCCCTCGCTCCCTGA
- a CDS encoding hydantoinase B/oxoprolinase family protein — protein MTETDNTETTDSAGLETQVLWNRLQATADEMYDATERLAYSFSIREAADASTAVMTADGDAIGLSDQSVPVLSGALSRTTRLILEDHFPPETLEPGDTIITNDPWIGGGHLSDVVVLNPVFHDDDLVAIVGSLGHTDDVGGNRGGWSTDAEQVYEEGILIPPTKLYEAGERNDAIDDVIRSNVRIPHQAMGDLEALRSGNTVGEERVREIVDERGADTFDRVADEIVDRTERALRERLADLPDGTYEDSIEFTIADHDLEIRVAATIDGDALEVDFDGTSAQVDGGINCPFGNIVTITEYIVKCMLVPDLPNAEGFFRPIEVTAPEGSILNCDRPKATMGRHLTYSRAEDALIRALGQVVPESALSEMAGIQLAPFSGADENGEEFIAVGGTAGGMPPSATKDGIPGVYFPYNGQNTPIEIFERYSPIRWEETALVPDTEGAGEHRSGPAMRTSYHNPTDHPVYFALTSGRTDRDPSGFRGGRSGKRATTNSSDENKEVPPNGPGTLEPGETLTLVSATPGGFGDPEDRDPDRVAADVEKGLITEERAREVYGYDPADDS, from the coding sequence ATGACCGAGACAGATAACACCGAGACGACCGATTCGGCGGGGTTGGAGACACAGGTCCTGTGGAACCGACTCCAGGCGACCGCCGACGAGATGTACGACGCGACCGAACGGCTGGCGTACTCCTTCTCCATCAGGGAGGCGGCAGACGCCTCAACGGCGGTGATGACCGCCGACGGCGACGCGATCGGACTCTCCGACCAGTCCGTCCCCGTTCTCTCGGGGGCACTCTCTCGGACGACGAGGTTAATCCTCGAGGATCACTTCCCGCCGGAGACGCTGGAACCAGGTGACACGATAATCACGAACGATCCCTGGATCGGCGGCGGCCACCTCTCGGACGTGGTCGTGCTGAACCCCGTCTTCCACGACGACGACCTCGTCGCGATCGTAGGGAGCCTCGGTCACACCGATGACGTAGGCGGGAACCGCGGCGGCTGGTCGACCGACGCGGAGCAAGTCTACGAGGAGGGAATTCTGATTCCGCCAACGAAGCTCTACGAGGCCGGCGAGCGAAACGACGCGATCGACGACGTCATCCGGAGCAACGTCCGGATCCCGCATCAGGCGATGGGCGACCTCGAGGCGCTGCGGTCGGGGAACACGGTCGGCGAGGAACGCGTTCGCGAAATCGTCGACGAACGAGGCGCGGACACGTTCGACCGCGTCGCCGACGAGATCGTCGATCGCACCGAGCGTGCGCTCCGCGAGCGACTCGCCGACCTCCCGGACGGCACCTACGAGGACTCGATCGAGTTCACCATCGCCGACCACGACCTCGAGATACGGGTTGCCGCGACGATCGACGGCGACGCACTCGAGGTCGACTTCGACGGGACGTCGGCGCAGGTCGACGGCGGGATCAACTGTCCGTTTGGAAACATCGTCACGATTACCGAATACATCGTGAAGTGCATGCTCGTTCCGGACCTGCCCAACGCCGAGGGATTCTTCCGACCGATCGAGGTGACTGCGCCCGAGGGATCGATCCTCAACTGCGATCGACCGAAGGCGACAATGGGACGTCACCTTACCTACTCGCGGGCGGAGGACGCGCTCATCCGGGCGCTGGGACAGGTCGTCCCCGAATCGGCGCTCTCGGAGATGGCGGGGATCCAGCTCGCACCCTTCTCGGGTGCCGACGAGAACGGCGAGGAGTTCATCGCCGTCGGCGGGACGGCCGGGGGGATGCCCCCCAGCGCCACCAAGGACGGCATTCCGGGCGTCTACTTCCCGTACAACGGACAGAACACCCCGATCGAAATATTCGAGCGGTACAGTCCCATCCGCTGGGAGGAGACCGCACTGGTCCCCGACACGGAGGGCGCCGGCGAACACCGCTCCGGACCGGCGATGCGGACGTCGTACCACAACCCGACTGATCACCCCGTCTACTTCGCGCTCACGTCCGGTCGTACCGACCGCGACCCCTCGGGCTTCCGCGGGGGCCGGTCGGGGAAACGGGCGACGACGAACTCCTCGGACGAGAACAAGGAGGTTCCACCGAACGGTCCCGGAACGCTCGAGCCCGGCGAGACGCTCACGCTCGTCTCCGCGACACCCGGCGGGTTCGGCGATCCGGAGGACCGTGACCCCGATCGCGTCGCTGCGGACGTCGAGAAGGGCCTGATCACGGAAGAACGCGCCCGCGAGGTCTACGGCTATGATCCGGCCGACGACTCATGA